A window of Primulina tabacum isolate GXHZ01 chromosome 4, ASM2559414v2, whole genome shotgun sequence contains these coding sequences:
- the LOC142541938 gene encoding uncharacterized protein LOC142541938, which yields MGKNFVSASGYVLKDMIVNGYEMPPKRKVTEGDDRTPITDRTTNVVDEFSKLIQEQAKVHGEQIQQLLTLHTSTQGHAQGRGQGRVESNEGSSYDVFRRMNPPEFVCGADPLVALEWIKSLEAIFDYLKFTDQEKVSCDVFMLVKAARIWWEATKVTVNVQELKWNEFKDLFYAKYFSSEVKAKKDEGEHFLRGLKPEIRRDVHMSKVVTYQDIVERALLAEHDEQEIEKEKQLRRQAFQARGQGASANVRGGHKGKGKIEQRSKPPVPSSDTERQVCPKCGKPHKGECLVGSGRCYRCKEMGHTAQKCPLSSDKGKVQGRIVTMTKEGANPDSSVISGNILISGKEALTLIDTGATHSFMSEVFMQSLSREPSIMPLQFNIMLPSGDEICPTSILKACPVQIGSRLLYADFIVIPMVAFDVILGIDWLYAYRAVIECVEKTVRFLTNDHEGDEFVGLGSSLSIPLISCLQATKLLNKG from the exons ATGGGGAAAAATTTTGTGTCGGCTTCTGGTTATGTGTTGAAGGATATGATTGTGAATGGTTAT GAAATGCCTCCTAAACGAAAGGTTACTGAAGGGGATGATAGGACCCCTATCACTGATAGGACTACCAACGTTGTAGATGAATTCAGTAAATTAATACAAGAACAAGCGAAAGTTCATGGTGAACAAATTCAACAGTTGTTGACTCTGCATACCTCAACCCAGGGTCATGCTCAAGGAAGAGGACAAGGTAGAGTGGAAAGCAACGAAGGTAGTTCTTATGATGTATTCAGGCGAATGAACCCTCCCGAATTTGTCTGTGGTGCCGATCCACTCGTGGCTCTTGAATGGATCAAATCGTTGGAAGCCATATTCGATTATTTGAagttcactgaccaagaaaaggTGAGTTGTGATGTGTTTATGTTGGTCAAAGCTGCTCGTATCTGGTGGGAAGCCACCAAGGTGACAGTTAATGTTCAAGAATTAAAGTGGAACgagtttaaagatttattctatGCCAAATATTTCTCGAGCGAAGTAAAAGCCAAGAAG GATGAAGGAGAACATTTCCTTCGGGGTTTGAAGCCAGAGATTCGAAGAGATGTGCATATGTCCAAGGTGGTCACATACCAGGATATTGTTGAGAGGGCCTTGCTAGCCGAGCACGATGAGCAAGAGATCGAGAAAGAGAAGCAATTAAGAAGACAAGCTTTCCAAGCTAGAGGACAAGGTGCAAGTGCAAATGTTCGTGGTGGCCACAAAGGTAAGGGCAAGATAGAGCAGCGCTCTAAACCTCCTGTGCCTTCTTCTGATACTGAACGACAGGTATGTCCTAAGTGTGGAAAGCCACACAAGGGTGAGTGTTTGGTGGGTAGTGGACGATGTTATAGATGTAAGGAAATGGGGCATACAGCACAGAAGTGTCCTCTCTCCTCTGATAAAGGAAAAGTTCAAGGCAGAATCGTTACGATGACAAAAGAAGGAGCCAATCCTGATTCGTCTGTCATATCAGGTAATATTCTTATATCTGGCAAAGAAGCACTtacattgattgataccggagcaactcattcttttatgtctgaagtaTTTATGCAATCCTTATCTCGCGAGCCTTCTATCATGCCTTTACAATTCAATATTATGTTGCCTTCTGGTGATGAGATTTGTCCTACTAGTATTCTTAAGGCATGTCCAGTACAGATAGGTTCGAGATTGTTGTATGCTGATTTTATTGTAATTCCGATGGTTGCTTTCGATGTTATTTTAGGTATTGATTGGTTATACGCTTATCGTGCCGTGATTGAATGTGTGGAAAAGACCGTGAGGTTTTTAACTAATGATCATGAAGGTGATGAATTTGTTGGGCTAGGTTCTTCGCTAAGTATTCCCCTTATTTCTTGTCTCCAAGCTACGAAATTATTAAATAAGGGTTGA